One window from the genome of Streptomyces sp. NBC_00708 encodes:
- a CDS encoding aminoacyltransferase yields MSALFATGDRSRERDLPIHGLSADEHRAHLASHADAAFLQHPSWAEVKEGWSSESLGWHDDDGALKGSALVLYRQFPGTRKYFAYLPEGPVADWADPDMDRWLRPLLAHLRAAGAFAVRIGPSPAYRRWDGTRLKAATGPGRTVGDVLASEVDPLGAAVADRLRARGWRRCGEDGDDADAQPRYVFRVPLAGRTTEDLWSGLNQEWRRNIRRARRAGVRVVTGSAAELPEFHRLLRITEERDGFRLGRSLAYYQRQYAALNAEAPGRMKLCLAVHDGEILAAHTLISTGRRVWYQTGASADHRREVRPSNALQWQMMCDALDSGAEVYDMRGVSSTLDPGDRPFGLLRWKLGTGGQVVETLGEWETSVGGAANNTLYRAFQAYLARR; encoded by the coding sequence ATGTCAGCGCTGTTCGCGACCGGAGACCGCAGCCGAGAACGGGATCTACCCATACACGGCCTCAGCGCGGACGAGCACCGCGCGCACCTGGCCTCGCACGCGGACGCCGCTTTCCTCCAGCACCCCTCCTGGGCGGAAGTGAAAGAGGGCTGGTCCTCGGAAAGCCTCGGCTGGCACGACGACGACGGTGCCCTGAAAGGCAGCGCGCTCGTCCTCTACCGGCAATTCCCGGGCACCCGGAAATACTTCGCCTATCTCCCGGAGGGCCCGGTCGCGGACTGGGCCGACCCGGACATGGACCGGTGGCTGCGCCCCCTGCTCGCGCATCTGCGGGCCGCCGGGGCGTTCGCCGTACGGATCGGGCCCTCCCCGGCCTACCGCCGCTGGGACGGCACCCGGCTCAAGGCCGCCACCGGACCCGGCCGCACCGTCGGTGACGTCCTGGCGAGCGAGGTCGACCCGCTCGGCGCCGCCGTGGCCGACCGGCTGCGGGCACGCGGCTGGCGGCGCTGCGGCGAGGACGGCGACGACGCCGACGCCCAGCCCCGGTACGTCTTCCGGGTGCCGCTGGCCGGCCGCACCACCGAGGATCTGTGGTCCGGGCTCAACCAGGAGTGGCGCCGCAACATCCGGCGCGCGCGCAGGGCCGGGGTGCGCGTCGTGACCGGCAGCGCGGCCGAACTGCCCGAGTTCCACCGGCTGCTGCGGATCACCGAGGAGCGCGACGGCTTCCGGCTCGGCCGCTCACTGGCCTACTACCAGCGCCAGTACGCGGCACTCAACGCCGAGGCGCCGGGCCGGATGAAGCTCTGCCTCGCCGTGCACGACGGCGAGATCCTGGCCGCGCACACCTTGATCAGCACCGGCCGACGGGTCTGGTACCAGACGGGCGCCTCCGCGGACCACCGCCGCGAGGTCCGCCCCAGCAACGCCCTGCAGTGGCAGATGATGTGCGACGCCCTGGACAGCGGCGCCGAGGTGTACGACATGCGCGGGGTATCCTCCACCCTCGATCCCGGTGACCGCCCCTTCGGGCTGCTGCGCTGGAAGCTCGGCACCGGCGGGCAGGTCGTGGAGACCCTCGGAGAGTGGGAGACATCGGTGGGCGGAGCCGCCAACAACACGCTGTACCGGGCGTTCCAGGCGTACCTGGCACGCCGGTGA